Proteins encoded together in one Bradyrhizobium sp. PSBB068 window:
- a CDS encoding YifB family Mg chelatase-like AAA ATPase, whose translation MVQRVSTVAFEGIEARAVDVQVQVAPGLPAFTIVGLPDKAVSEARERVRSALIASGLALPARRITVNLAPADLPKEGSHYDLPIALGLMAAIGAIPPDALSGFTVLGELGLDGSIAAVAGVLPAAIGANSRDEGLICPAACGSEAAWASPDIQIIAAHSLIQIANHFKGTQLLSRPQPKVQDQNEAREETLLDLRDIKGQESAKRALEIAAAGGHHLLMIGSPGAGKSMLAARLPSILPPLSPSELLEVSMIASVAGEIRDGALTARRPFRSPHHSASMAALTGGGMRAKPGEISLAHQGVLFLDELPEFDPRVLDSLRQPLENGEVSVSRANHRVTYPARFMLVAAMNPCRCGHAYEPGYSCKRAPVDRCTADYQMRISGPLMDRIDLRIEVPAVTAADLILPPPAEGSAEVAARVAAARDIQLARYAAAGMPQIRTNAEAPSALLETIAQPDAHGQKLLREAADTMRLTARGYHRVLRVARTLADLDGAETIGRLHLAEALSYRALADDLRRAA comes from the coding sequence ATGGTCCAGCGGGTTTCCACCGTCGCATTCGAGGGGATTGAGGCCCGCGCGGTCGACGTGCAGGTCCAGGTCGCGCCGGGACTGCCGGCGTTTACGATCGTCGGCCTGCCTGACAAGGCGGTGTCGGAGGCGCGCGAGCGGGTGCGCTCGGCACTGATCGCCTCGGGGCTGGCGCTGCCCGCCCGCCGCATCACGGTCAACCTCGCGCCGGCCGACCTGCCCAAGGAGGGCAGCCATTACGACCTGCCGATCGCGCTCGGCCTGATGGCGGCGATCGGGGCGATCCCGCCGGATGCGCTGAGCGGCTTCACCGTGCTCGGCGAACTCGGGCTCGACGGCTCGATCGCAGCCGTGGCGGGCGTGCTGCCCGCCGCGATCGGCGCCAATTCGCGCGACGAGGGGCTGATCTGTCCGGCCGCCTGCGGCTCGGAAGCCGCCTGGGCAAGCCCGGACATCCAGATCATCGCGGCGCACTCGCTGATCCAGATCGCCAACCACTTCAAGGGCACGCAGCTGCTGTCGCGGCCGCAGCCGAAGGTGCAAGACCAGAACGAGGCGCGCGAGGAAACGCTGCTCGACCTGCGCGACATCAAGGGCCAGGAGAGCGCCAAGCGCGCGCTCGAGATCGCGGCCGCCGGCGGGCATCATCTGCTGATGATCGGCTCGCCCGGCGCCGGCAAGTCGATGCTGGCGGCGCGGCTGCCCTCGATCCTGCCGCCGCTGTCGCCGTCCGAATTGCTCGAGGTCTCGATGATCGCCTCCGTCGCCGGCGAGATCCGCGACGGCGCGTTGACGGCGCGGCGCCCGTTCCGCAGCCCGCATCATTCCGCCAGCATGGCCGCGCTGACCGGCGGCGGCATGCGCGCCAAGCCGGGCGAGATCTCGCTCGCGCATCAGGGCGTGCTGTTCCTCGACGAATTGCCGGAGTTCGATCCGCGGGTGCTGGATTCGCTGCGCCAGCCGCTGGAGAACGGCGAGGTCTCGGTGAGCCGGGCCAACCATCGCGTGACCTATCCGGCGCGCTTCATGCTGGTCGCGGCGATGAACCCGTGCCGCTGCGGCCACGCCTATGAGCCCGGCTATTCCTGCAAGCGCGCACCTGTCGACCGCTGCACCGCCGACTACCAGATGCGGATCTCGGGCCCGCTGATGGACCGCATCGATCTGCGGATCGAGGTGCCCGCCGTGACCGCGGCGGACCTGATCCTGCCGCCGCCGGCGGAGGGCTCGGCCGAGGTCGCCGCGCGTGTTGCGGCGGCGCGCGACATCCAGCTCGCACGCTATGCTGCGGCCGGCATGCCGCAGATCCGCACCAATGCGGAAGCACCGAGCGCGCTGCTCGAGACCATCGCGCAGCCCGACGCGCACGGTCAGAAGCTGCTCCGCGAGGCGGCCGACACCATGCGCCTCACCGCGCGCGGCTATCACCGCGTGCTGCGGGTGGCGCGCACGCTCGCCGATCTCGACGGCGCGGAGACGATCGGCCGGCTGCACCTCGCCGAAGCGCTGTCCTATCGTGCATTGGCCGACGATTTGCGCCGCGCCGCCTGA
- a CDS encoding MBL fold metallo-hydrolase yields MTLNVSRRSLLALGAGLGASTLLGGTASARAPKLGTQTPYWHRFVLGDAEVTVVSDGPLPLGDPSGTFTGVPKEEVKKMLSDNFLSPDNVVLEQNSPIVNTGDKLILFDTGMGTSKAFGPTTGRQQKSMQEAGIKPEDIDAVVLSHAHIDHIGGIVGADDKPLFPNAQYYIAQSDLDFWTDEGKMGSPLKDFVVHARKNLLPVRDRIVFFKDGQEFLPGVTAIAAPGHTVGHTIFMVSSGGKSFAFLGDLSHHAVLLLERPRMEFSYDTDPKQAAASRVKLLETLAANKTPVMSYHFAWPGYGHVAKAGEGFHYYPEPMQMTL; encoded by the coding sequence ATGACGCTCAATGTCTCACGACGATCCTTGCTCGCGCTCGGCGCCGGTCTCGGCGCCAGCACACTGCTCGGCGGCACCGCTTCGGCGCGCGCGCCGAAGCTCGGCACCCAGACACCCTATTGGCACCGCTTCGTGCTCGGCGATGCCGAAGTGACCGTCGTCTCCGACGGTCCGCTTCCGCTCGGCGATCCCTCCGGCACCTTCACCGGCGTGCCGAAGGAAGAGGTGAAGAAGATGCTCTCCGACAATTTTCTCTCGCCCGACAATGTCGTGCTCGAGCAGAATTCGCCGATCGTCAACACCGGCGACAAATTGATCCTGTTCGATACCGGCATGGGCACCTCCAAGGCGTTCGGTCCGACCACCGGCCGGCAGCAGAAGAGCATGCAGGAAGCCGGCATCAAGCCGGAGGACATCGACGCCGTCGTGCTGTCGCACGCCCATATCGATCATATCGGCGGCATCGTCGGCGCCGACGACAAGCCGCTGTTCCCGAATGCGCAATACTACATCGCGCAGAGCGATCTCGATTTCTGGACCGACGAAGGCAAGATGGGCAGTCCGCTGAAGGACTTCGTCGTGCACGCCCGCAAGAACCTGCTGCCGGTGCGCGACCGCATCGTGTTCTTCAAGGACGGCCAGGAATTCCTGCCCGGCGTGACCGCGATCGCAGCGCCCGGCCACACCGTGGGCCACACCATCTTCATGGTGAGCTCGGGCGGCAAGTCGTTCGCCTTCCTCGGCGACCTCTCGCATCACGCGGTGCTGCTGCTGGAGCGGCCGCGGATGGAATTCTCCTATGACACCGACCCGAAGCAGGCGGCGGCCTCGCGGGTCAAGCTCTTGGAGACGCTGGCCGCCAACAAGACGCCTGTGATGTCCTATCACTTCGCCTGGCCCGGCTACGGCCACGTCGCCAAGGCCGGCGAGGGTTTTCATTACTATCCAGAGCCGATGCAGATGACGCTGTAA
- the rsmI gene encoding 16S rRNA (cytidine(1402)-2'-O)-methyltransferase, with translation MRAKASSLHHSDATTGVAARSFSIGGQQLAAPKARPGLHLVATPIGNLADITLRALETLAGVDVIACEDTRITRRLTERYAISAELALYHEHNAAQARPKILERLAQGAAIALVSDAGTPLISDPGFKLVREVCAAGHAVIAVPGPSSVLTALSVAALPTDRFFFEGFLPAKEHARRARLNELARIDATLVMFESGNRVQDTLRDLAAIMGDRDAAICRELTKLHEEVKRAPVAELAANADALETRGEFVLVIGPPADDAGVMDENALDDLLRAQLARGSVKDAVAHAVELSGRPRREVYARALELAKTVGDGDGQN, from the coding sequence GCCAGCAGCTGGCCGCACCCAAGGCCAGGCCCGGGCTTCATCTGGTGGCGACCCCGATCGGAAACCTCGCCGACATCACCCTGCGGGCGCTGGAGACGCTGGCGGGGGTCGATGTCATCGCCTGCGAGGACACCAGGATTACGCGCCGGCTGACCGAGCGTTACGCGATCAGCGCGGAGCTCGCGCTCTATCATGAGCACAATGCCGCGCAGGCCCGTCCCAAGATCCTCGAGCGGCTGGCGCAGGGCGCCGCGATCGCGCTGGTATCCGATGCCGGTACGCCACTGATATCGGACCCCGGCTTCAAGCTGGTGCGCGAGGTCTGCGCCGCCGGGCATGCCGTGATCGCGGTGCCCGGGCCGTCATCGGTGCTGACGGCACTGTCGGTTGCGGCGCTGCCGACCGACCGGTTCTTCTTCGAGGGATTTTTGCCGGCGAAGGAGCATGCGCGCCGCGCGCGGCTCAATGAGCTCGCCCGAATCGATGCGACGCTTGTGATGTTCGAATCCGGCAATCGCGTGCAGGACACGCTGCGCGACCTCGCCGCGATCATGGGTGATCGCGATGCTGCGATCTGCCGCGAGCTGACCAAGCTGCACGAGGAGGTCAAGCGCGCGCCGGTCGCCGAGCTTGCGGCAAACGCGGACGCGCTGGAGACGCGCGGCGAATTCGTGCTCGTGATCGGGCCGCCGGCGGACGATGCCGGGGTGATGGATGAGAATGCGCTCGACGACCTGCTGCGCGCGCAGCTCGCCCGCGGCAGCGTCAAGGATGCGGTCGCGCATGCGGTCGAGCTGTCGGGCCGGCCGCGCCGCGAGGTCTATGCCCGCGCCCTCGAGCTCGCCAAAACCGTCGGGGACGGCGATGGCCAAAACTGA
- the gshB gene encoding glutathione synthase, with protein sequence MTLKIAVQMDPIARINIRGDSTFALLLEAQKRGHGISYYTPDKLSLRGEELVAPVQPLTVRDEVGDHFTLGEAKREALNGFDVVLLRQDPPFDLAYITSTHFLERIHPNTLVVNDPASVRNAPEKLFVMNFPQLMPPTLISRDLDEINAFRDQHGAVVMKPLHGHGGAAVFRVMPQDMNFGSLFDMFSVTFKEPWVIQRFLPEVKHGDKRIILVDGEFAGAVNRVPAADDLRSNMVRGGAAKATELSDREREICATLGPALRERGLLFVGIDVIDGNLTEINVTSPTGIRAIQRLNGPDVAAMIWDTIEKKRAAK encoded by the coding sequence ATGACATTGAAGATCGCCGTCCAGATGGATCCCATCGCGCGCATCAACATCCGCGGCGATTCGACCTTTGCGCTGCTGCTCGAAGCCCAGAAGCGCGGCCACGGCATCTCCTATTACACGCCCGACAAGTTGTCGCTGCGCGGCGAGGAGCTGGTGGCGCCGGTGCAGCCGCTCACCGTGCGCGACGAGGTCGGCGATCACTTCACGCTGGGCGAAGCGAAGCGCGAGGCGCTCAACGGTTTCGACGTCGTGCTGCTGCGGCAGGATCCGCCGTTCGACCTCGCCTATATCACCTCGACGCACTTTCTGGAGCGCATCCATCCGAACACGCTGGTGGTCAACGATCCGGCCAGCGTGCGCAACGCGCCGGAAAAGCTGTTCGTGATGAATTTCCCGCAGCTGATGCCGCCGACCCTGATCTCGCGCGACCTCGACGAGATCAATGCGTTCCGCGACCAGCACGGCGCCGTCGTCATGAAACCGTTGCACGGCCATGGCGGCGCCGCGGTGTTCCGCGTGATGCCGCAGGACATGAATTTCGGCTCGCTGTTCGACATGTTCTCGGTCACCTTCAAGGAGCCCTGGGTGATCCAGCGCTTCCTGCCCGAGGTGAAGCATGGCGACAAGCGCATCATCCTGGTCGACGGCGAATTCGCCGGCGCCGTCAACCGCGTGCCGGCGGCGGATGATCTGCGCTCCAACATGGTGCGCGGCGGCGCGGCCAAGGCGACCGAGCTGTCGGATCGCGAGCGCGAAATCTGCGCCACGCTCGGACCGGCGCTGCGCGAGCGCGGCCTGCTGTTCGTCGGCATCGACGTGATCGACGGCAACCTCACCGAGATCAACGTGACTTCGCCGACCGGTATCCGCGCCATCCAGCGGCTCAATGGTCCCGATGTCGCGGCGATGATCTGGGATACCATCGAGAAGAAGCGCGCCGCGAAATAA
- a CDS encoding response regulator: MGRFFRIKLRFRRFLRRHSWVATIIRSFTIFSIAFGSAFGFISGALSQQSGYDPNTFAIGVSFLFALACLWIVTLGIRLRLMRTRLRTIAMHNEAMADRNWELQEAEQRASTLFEAQDDLIVLRDLDGRITYANDSYCELAQTSRSELIGSTDTLKVLEQGDTALESNGTRVYDQKIDGPLGPRWIAWREGLVRNDAGAPAEMQSVGRDVTDRTESERALAEARDQADAANRAKSRFLAMASHEIRTPLNGIIGMSGLLMDTQLTPEQVTYVKAVKTSGDALMALIEELLDYSKIEAGKIDLEHRAFALSGLIEDITELLAPRAQTKGIEIAAYVDERLPMQVTGDAARLRQVLLNLAGNAIKFTATGGVALIVEPGIWPNEISFLVRDTGIGIAPEAQQRIFREFEQADDRIARSYGGTGLGLSISDRIVKRMGGRITLASTPGSGSTFEVSIPLAAADTGEADGFTAPDLAGQSIMLVAPHSIEASLISRRLQRWGAQTCIVSDADVAEALLPERSWHTVLIDHTLGTQAIEAFAEAARIHATHRIVMVTPATRQDFAAFETAMFTGYLVKPLRASSLAARLTASPEIAAPSLVIEAVTEPAPTAPAAAPAGKGLSILVAEDNEINALLMRSLLARLGHDVVITTNGEQAMESWLSATSAGTPYDLVLMDIQMPRLNGIETTRQIRAQESGGLSGRRTPILALTANTMVEDRYACFEAGMDGFLIKPLDREKLEEALAGLAAGRHIAA, encoded by the coding sequence ATGGGGCGTTTCTTCCGGATCAAGTTGCGCTTTCGCCGCTTCCTGCGGCGCCATTCCTGGGTCGCGACGATCATCCGCTCCTTCACGATCTTCTCCATCGCGTTCGGCAGCGCGTTCGGCTTCATTTCCGGCGCCCTCTCGCAACAGAGCGGCTATGACCCCAATACATTCGCGATCGGCGTCAGCTTCCTGTTCGCGCTGGCCTGCCTCTGGATCGTGACGCTCGGCATCCGCCTGCGGCTGATGCGCACGAGATTGCGCACCATCGCCATGCACAACGAGGCGATGGCCGACCGCAACTGGGAACTGCAGGAAGCCGAGCAGCGCGCCTCCACCCTGTTCGAGGCGCAGGACGATTTGATCGTGCTGCGCGACCTCGACGGCCGCATCACCTATGCCAACGACTCCTATTGCGAGCTGGCGCAGACTTCCCGCAGCGAACTGATCGGCAGCACCGACACGCTCAAGGTGCTCGAGCAGGGCGACACCGCGCTCGAATCCAACGGCACGCGGGTCTACGACCAGAAGATCGACGGACCGCTCGGACCGCGCTGGATCGCCTGGCGCGAGGGCCTCGTGCGCAACGATGCCGGCGCGCCGGCGGAGATGCAGAGCGTCGGCCGCGACGTCACCGACCGCACCGAGAGCGAGCGCGCGCTGGCCGAGGCGCGTGATCAGGCCGACGCCGCCAACCGCGCCAAGTCGCGCTTCCTGGCGATGGCGAGCCACGAGATCCGCACGCCGCTGAACGGCATCATCGGCATGAGCGGGCTGTTGATGGACACGCAGCTAACGCCGGAGCAGGTGACCTACGTCAAGGCGGTCAAGACCTCCGGCGATGCGCTGATGGCGCTGATCGAGGAGCTGCTCGACTATTCCAAGATCGAAGCCGGCAAGATCGATCTCGAACACCGCGCCTTTGCGCTGTCCGGCCTGATCGAGGACATCACCGAACTGCTGGCGCCGCGCGCGCAAACCAAAGGCATCGAGATCGCCGCCTATGTCGACGAGCGGCTGCCGATGCAGGTGACCGGCGACGCCGCGCGGCTGCGCCAGGTGCTGCTCAATCTCGCCGGCAACGCCATCAAGTTCACCGCGACCGGCGGCGTGGCGCTGATCGTCGAGCCCGGGATCTGGCCGAACGAGATCAGCTTCCTGGTTCGCGATACCGGCATCGGCATCGCACCGGAGGCGCAGCAGCGCATCTTCCGGGAGTTCGAGCAGGCCGACGACCGCATCGCCCGCAGCTATGGCGGCACCGGTCTCGGCCTCTCGATCAGCGACCGCATCGTCAAGCGCATGGGCGGCCGCATCACGCTGGCAAGCACGCCCGGTTCAGGCTCGACCTTCGAGGTGTCGATCCCGCTCGCCGCCGCCGACACCGGCGAGGCCGACGGCTTCACCGCGCCCGATCTCGCCGGCCAGTCGATCATGCTGGTCGCGCCGCACAGCATCGAGGCGTCGCTGATCTCGCGGCGGCTGCAGCGCTGGGGCGCGCAGACCTGCATCGTGTCGGATGCCGATGTCGCCGAAGCGCTGCTGCCGGAGCGAAGCTGGCACACGGTGCTGATCGACCACACGCTCGGCACGCAGGCGATCGAGGCATTCGCCGAAGCGGCCCGCATCCACGCAACGCATCGCATCGTGATGGTCACACCGGCGACGCGGCAGGACTTCGCGGCCTTCGAGACAGCGATGTTCACCGGCTATCTGGTCAAGCCATTGCGCGCATCGTCGCTCGCCGCGCGCCTGACCGCGTCACCGGAAATCGCCGCGCCAAGCCTTGTGATCGAGGCTGTCACCGAGCCCGCGCCGACCGCACCGGCGGCCGCGCCGGCAGGCAAGGGGCTCTCGATCCTGGTTGCGGAAGACAACGAGATCAACGCGCTCCTGATGCGCTCGCTGCTCGCGCGGCTCGGCCACGACGTGGTCATCACGACCAATGGCGAGCAGGCGATGGAATCCTGGCTTTCGGCGACATCGGCCGGCACGCCTTACGATCTCGTGCTGATGGATATCCAGATGCCGCGCCTCAACGGCATCGAGACCACCAGGCAGATCCGCGCGCAAGAATCCGGCGGGCTGTCCGGACGCCGGACGCCGATCCTGGCGCTGACCGCCAACACGATGGTGGAAGATCGCTATGCCTGCTTCGAGGCCGGCATGGACGGCTTCCTGATCAAGCCGCTCGACCGCGAGAAGCTGGAAGAAGCCCTCGCGGGCCTCGCCGCAGGGCGGCATATCGCGGCGTAG
- a CDS encoding YraN family protein: protein MAKTDSAKTDSASPERVAAFRTGLSAESRAAALLIAKGYRILARRFRTPYGEIDLVVRRRNLVAFVEVKARASLDEAAYAVTPRQQQRIVNAAQAWLMAHPEHAEFDLRFDAVLIAPRSLPRHLLAAFDASP, encoded by the coding sequence ATGGCCAAAACTGACAGCGCGAAGACTGACAGCGCCTCGCCCGAGCGCGTCGCCGCTTTCCGCACCGGCCTGTCGGCCGAGAGCCGCGCCGCGGCCCTGCTGATCGCCAAGGGCTATCGCATCCTGGCAAGGCGCTTCCGCACCCCCTATGGCGAGATCGACCTCGTCGTGCGCCGGCGCAACCTCGTCGCCTTCGTCGAGGTCAAGGCCCGCGCCAGCCTCGATGAGGCCGCCTATGCGGTGACGCCGCGCCAGCAGCAGCGCATCGTCAATGCCGCCCAGGCCTGGCTGATGGCGCATCCCGAACATGCCGAATTTGACCTCAGGTTCGATGCCGTGCTGATTGCGCCGAGGAGCCTGCCGCGCCATCTGTTAGCGGCATTCGACGCCAGCCCTTAA